AGCATTGAAAAACAAAACACTAATGAAAACATGCACTTTTAAATTATTGCTTCTCTTGCTGCTGATGATGGTGGGAGGAACAGAAGTAAATGCTGAAAAGACATATAAGTTGATGAAGGTGAACACTGTGGAATATGGTCACTATTATGTCTTTGAACAGAGTGGAAGGGTGATGAACAATGAAGTTAGTTCTGGAGAACTAGCGACTACTAATTCATATAATAGTACAGGGTTGACAGGTAGTGAGAGCTACGTGTGGAAAGTTGTGAAGTTTGAAGGGTATAGCAATTTGTATTTGCGGAATGTGAGTGAAAATAAGTATTTGTGTAATACGAGTGGTTATAACTTGGGACTTAGAAGTGATGACATGTCTGCTGTTTCTTTTACTTTTACTAACGGAATTGCTAATATAAAATGTAACAGCAAATATTTGGCTTATACTTCACAGTCATCATATGTTTATAAATTATACGCTAGCCCCACTTCAAATTACCCCCATTCTATTAATGTGTATCGGCTTTATGCTTATCCAAATATTTCGTTTTCTTCTTCATCTGTGACAATAAACAGTGACGAGGAAGATGGATTGGTGCCTACATTCGTAAACCCTGAAGGTGTTGACGGTATAACGTTTAAGTCCAGCTACAACGAGGTGGCATCTATTAATAGTGAAGGCGTTATAACTCTTGGAGGCAGTTCAGGTACAGCTGTCATAACGGCTACATACCCTGGAAGTGCAGAGTATCTTGCTGATGAGGCTAAATGTGTTATTACCGTTAATAAGTTGGCACAGGAAAATGAACCTGAAGCAGGAGGTTATTATAGTCGAGTGACTTCTGTAGGCGATATTACAAATGGTCAGTATCTAATTGTCTGTGAAACTCAGAATACTGCATTTAATGGTGGACTTGGAACTCTTGATAAAAACAACAATAATATTGATGTTGTTATATCCGATAATAAGATTTCAAAGACATCAGCAACTGAGGCCGCTGAGTTTACTGTAACATCTGTGACAGGCGGATATACCATAAGAAGCAAATCAGGTAAGTATATTGGTCATAAAATCTATGATGATGGATTGTCGGAATCAGAAAGCATACCTTACGTAAACTCTATTAGTATGGAAAATAGTGTGATGTCTATACGTATGCTTAGTGGCTTTTCTTTAAGATATAACAGCTCTGATAAAAGATTCCGCTATTATAATAGCCAAACTCAGACTCGCTTATACAAATATATAGCTCCTGCAGGACTATCTACAGTAGATGTTGTGGTCAGTCAAGCAGGACTTGCTACTTATGCCAGCAATTTCGACCTTGATTTCAGTGACGTGGAAGGATTGAGCGCCTATAGGGCTGTGGAGTCTGAAGGGAGCGTGGAACTGCACAAGGTAGTTGTAGTACCTAATGGCGAAGGCGTGCTTCTGCGTTCCACAAATGGTGGAACAAACTTCTCTGTTCCTGTAACTGACAGTGCAACCCCTTGGGTGGATGGGTATAATGATTTCAAGCGTGGAACGGGCGCAGCTGTTGCTTCTGAAACAGACGGGAAGCATAACTATATACTGAATGTTGTGGACAATAAACTCGGATTCTACAAGGCAGCAGGCAACACCGTTGCCACAAATCGTGCCTATCTGCAAACCTCAGCCGCTCTGTCTCGCAACTCTATAGTCTTCGATGATGAGGAAGAAAACCAGACGACTACCGTGACTGATATAGTAAACTCTTCGACATGTGACGGATTCCTGTACAACCTGAATGGGCAGCGAGTGAAAAGCCCTTCGTCGGGATTATATATAAGTGGTGGAAAACTTGTGTTTAAAAAGAAATAGAATGATTGGAATATGAAAAAACGATATATCATACCTGCAACTTCTAAGGTTGTAATAAGAAACAGCCAGTTCTTGTGTCTCTCAAGAGGTGATCAGCAGTTTGATGAAAGTGGGGATCAAGGAAGTGTTGAAACACAAGACGATGATGCCATCCACTCGGCAATGGGGCGCTCTGGTAATTGGCTTGATGAATAAATATACAAATACGGATATAATATGAATAATGTTAATAATGTAGAGGCTTCACAAAGCTGTTATGAACAGGGTAGGGCTGCTTTAGAGCATGGTGATATTGTGAATGCTTTGGCTCAGCTTACTAAGGCTGTGGCAATAGATGAGGACAATGCAGAAGCACGCGTGCTTCGTGGTAACCTGTTGATGCGAATGGGCGACAAAAAGGGCGCGAGCGAAGATGCAAAATGGCTGTTGGAACACCACCCAGAGTTGATGTCTGATATGAATGGTGAGTTCAAAATGGGCAAAATGTAAGCAAAAAGGTGAAAAAACTTTCAATTTATTTGTTTGGTTCGCAGAAAAGTACTACTTTTGCTCCCGAAAACAATAATAGAGAGACAACCATGTTGAATATTAATGCATTTTATTACGGCTATTATTATTACTTTACAAGCAATTGTGAAGCGGTAGGTCGTGCATAATAATTCATATGTGGATTAGCTAAATGATAAAACCCCGCTTCACGAGATGAAGAGGGGTTTTTTAATGAAGTTATGACATCTAAGAATTAAAAGATATGATACAAGGAGCTGACAGATTAAACTTAGTAAGCGAATATTACTTCAGTAGGAAGCTGAAGGAGGTGGCACAGATGAATGCTGAGGGTAAGAATGTTATCAGTCTTGCCATTGGAAGTCCTGACATGCCGCCATCAGAGAGTACTATTGAGAAACTGTGTGAGGTTGCTCGTGACCCTTCGGCTCACGGATATCAGCCAACAATGGGTACGGCTGA
This region of Prevotella sp. E13-27 genomic DNA includes:
- a CDS encoding tetratricopeptide repeat protein, which gives rise to MNNVNNVEASQSCYEQGRAALEHGDIVNALAQLTKAVAIDEDNAEARVLRGNLLMRMGDKKGASEDAKWLLEHHPELMSDMNGEFKMGKM